One region of Trichosurus vulpecula isolate mTriVul1 chromosome 1, mTriVul1.pri, whole genome shotgun sequence genomic DNA includes:
- the ZNF768 gene encoding zinc finger protein 768, with protein sequence MSEAGPGPGARGPVIFADVAVYFSPEEWGRLRPAQRALYRDVMRETYGHLGALGFPGPKPALISWMEQEAWDSDANSPEGEWEKTTTCGAGAKNKKRKIPETEEGPVIKRLEEDGQPQTKTGEHKGQPVEPPTAPCRGRPPTRTDKRHGCNICGKHFAWRSTLVEHIYTHTGEKPFRCLDCGKGFGQASSLSKHRAIHRGERPHRCPDCGRAFTQRSALTTHLRVHTGEKPYRCADCGRHFSQSSALSQHRRVHSGETPFPCSDCGRAFAHASDLRRHQRTHTGEKPFPCPDCGRCFRQSSEMVAHRRTHSGERPYSCPECGRRFSQKSAVAKHQWIHRPGAGGRRGQLAEVLPMQLVSVRGDLDPPVGFQHYPEIFQECGEKNRGGKGGGYLRNPKDGRRSGLSPKPFRWSWKTPPRERLRANQAQLDAPRAWERQLTPPRAGEKRAGRKENGRSIGVMRPIADSLLEKEGGASRPSRSLRPGGGAVSLATIPDWREGQAPRRSRAPLEGQRRRVAEISPSPESGGCSSGTPAHACTDRATSGRTDRQPSSALGRSVRDAIPTPLGSRCCSFSTCSGSRPGPGAWSALHRVNATESHLRGILERQRRQPSEELADHGHFLCRGRGEGAGQPQPSKGLGSRATNTWVAGRVVARGAPGTPLREGAQTWGAREGKLLLFFSRSFPRLLISKMEQEARPWGLDPQSPEDPESPRGTPTGSECGRRKSVSENEEEIPQQEASENEDVEEIPFGVEPQSPGFDEIPEMPPSPEEKDPLDLSLEEDPLDSYTEGYEDQPPRDLPLGTTFEMPSGTLLTDPRFEILQENPLTLTETIHSQPRRGGGPRGQGRQPPRPNICGICGKSFGRGSTLIQHQRIHTGEKPYKCEVCGKAFSQSSDLIKHQRTHTGERPYKCPRCGKAFADSSYLLRHQRTHTGQKPYKCPYCGKAFGDSSYLLRHQRTHSHERPYSCPDCGKCYSQNSSLRSHQRVHTGQRPYSCGICGKSFSQRSALTPHARSHTREKPFKCPECGKRFGQSSVLAIHARTHLPGRTYSCPDCGKTFNRSSTLIQHQRSHTGERPYKCAICGKGFCRSSTLLQHHRVHSGERPYKCDDCGKAFSQSSDLIRHQRTHAAGRR encoded by the exons ATGAGCGAGGCCGGGCCCGGGCCGGGGGCGAGGGGCCCCGTGATCTTCGCCGATGTGGCCGTGTACTTCTCCCCGGAGGAGTGGGGGCGGCTGCGCCCAGCGCAGAGGGCCCTGTACAGGGACGTCATGCGGGAGACCTACGGTCACCTGGGCGCGTTGG gattTCCAGGTCCCAAACCAGCGCTCATCTCCTGGAtggaacaagaagcctgggactcCGATGCCAACTCTCCCGAGGGtgaatgggagaagacaacaacCTGTGGAG CAGGAGCTAAGAACAAGAAGAGGAAGATCCCTGAAACTGAGGAAGGACCTGTGATCAAGAGACTGGAAGAGGATGGACAGCCCCAAACTAAGACTGGGGAACACAAAGGTCAGCCAGTAGAGCCTCCCACTGCTCCCTGTCGGGGCCGCCCTCCCACAAGGACTGACAAACGCCATGGCTGCAACATATGTGGGAAGCACTTTGCCTGGCGCTCCACACTGGTGGAGCACATTTACACCCATACTGGTGAGAAGCCCTTTCGTTGTCTCGACTGTGGGAAAGGCTTCGGCCAGGCCTCTTCACTTAGCAAGCACCGAGCCATCCACCGGGGAGAACGGCCTCATCGTTGCCCCGACTGCGGTCGGGCCTTTACTCAGCGCTCAGCCCTTACCACTCACCTCCGTgtccacactggggagaagccCTACCGGTGTGCTGACTGTGGCCGACACTTCAGCCAGAGTTCAGCCCTGTCACAGCATCGTCGTGTTCACAGTGGTGAGACACCCTTCCCCTGCAGTGACTGTGGCCGAGCCTTTGCTCACGCCTCAGATCTACGTCGCCACCAGCGTACCCACACAGGTGAAAAGCCATTCCCCTGTCCTGACTGTGGACGCTGCTTCAGGCAGAGTTCAGAAATGGTTGCTCACAGACGAACCCACAGTGGCGAGCGACCCTATTCCTGCCCTGAGTGTGGGAGGCGATTCAGTCAGAAGTCAGCTGTAGCCAAACATCAGTGGATCCATCGGCCTGGTGCTGGGGGCAGGAGGGGCCAGTTGGCTGAGGTACTACCTATGCAACTTGTGTCTGTCCGGGGAGATTTAGATCCCCCAGTGGGGTTCCAGCACTATCCAGAGATCTTCCAGGAGTGTGG GGAGAAAAACCGAGGTGGAAAGGGTGGGGGCTACTTAAGGAACCCTAAGGACGGCAGGAGGTCTGGGCTCTCCCCAAAGCCCTTTCGCTGGAGCTGGAAGACCCCGCCCCGCGAGCGCCTTCGGGCCAATCAGGCTCAGCTGGATGCTCCTCGCGCCTGGGAGCGACAGTTAACGCCCCCAAGAGCTGGAGAGAAAAGGgcggggagaaaagaaaatgggcgGAGCATAGGAGTCATGAGACCAATCGCTGACTCTCTTCTGGAGAAGGAAGGCGGTGCCTCCAGGCCATCCCGCTCGCTCCGCCCAGGCGGCGGAGCCGTTTCCTTGGCAACGATCCCGGACTGGAGGGAGGGGCAGGCT CCACGCCGCTCCCGAGCCCCGCTGGAAGGCCAGAGGAGGCGCGTCGCGGAGATCTCGCCATCCCCGG AGTCTGGGGGCTGCAGCTCCGGAACCCCGGCGCACGCTTGCACGGACCGAGCGACCAgcggacggacagacagacagccgTCCTCGGCTCTGGGACGGAGCGTCCGGGACGCTATCCCTACCCCACTCGGCAGCCGCTGCTGTTCCTTCAGCACCTGCTCAGGCTCGCGCCCCGGGCCCGGGGCTTGGTCGGCCCTGCACAGGGTTAACGCCACCGAGTCGCACCTCCGTGGAATCCTAGAGCGGCAGCGGCGCCAGCCTAGCGAGGAGCTGGCCGATCACGGACACTTCCTGtgcagggggcggggggagggggctgggcagCCGCAGCCCAGCAAGGGGCTGGGGAGCCGGGCCACCAACACCTGGGTCGCAGGAAGGGT TGTGGCCCGCGGGGCCCCAGGGACCCCCCTCCGAGAGGGAGCTCAGACTTGGGGGGCCAGAGAGGGAAAATTACTCTTGTTCTTCTCCAGAAGCTTCCCTCGGCTCCTGATTTCTAAGATGGAGCAAGAGGCCAGGCCGTGGGGCCTAGATCCCCAGAGCCCTGAGGATCCGGAGAGCCCGAGGGGCACCCCCACAG GCAGTGAGTGTGGCAGGCGGAAGAGTGTCagtgagaatgaggaagagaTTCCTCAGCAAGAAGCCTCTGAGAATGAAGATGTTGAAGAGATACCCTTTGGAGTTGAGCCTCAGAGTCCAGGTTTTGATGAAATTCCCGAGATGCCCCCAAGCCCCGAGGAAAAGGATCCTCTTGATCTCTCTCTGGAGGAGGATCCCCTGGACTCCTACACTGAAGGGTACGAGGATCAACCCCCTAGGGACCTGCCACTGGGGACCACCTTTGAAATGCCCTCAGGGACCTTGCTCACTGACCCGCGATTTGAGATACTTCAGGAGAACCCTCTCACCCTCACTGAGACCATCCACAGCCAACCTCGGCGAGGTGGGGGCCCTCGAGGGCAAGGTAGGCAGCCCCCACGTCCCAATATTTGTGGTATCTGTGGGAAGAGCTTTGGGCGGGGCTCCACACTGATTCAACACCAGCGCATCCACACGGGAGAGAAACCTTACAAGTGTGAAGTATGTGGCAAAGCCTTCTCCCAGAGCTCCGATCTCATTAAGCATCAGCGCACACATACTGGTGAGCGGCCTTACAAGTGCCCCCGTTGTGGCAAGGCCTTTGCTGACAGCTCCTACCTGCTCCGCCACCAGCGGACCCACACAGGCCAGAAGCCCTACAAGTGCCCGTACTGCGGCAAGGCCTTTGGCGACAGCTCCTACCTCCTGCGCCATCAGCGCACCCATAGCCATGAGCGACCCTACAGTTGCCCGGATTGTGGCAAGTGCTACAGCCAGAACTCATCCCTTCGCAGCCACCAGCGTGTCCACACAGGCCAGAGGCCCTACAGCTGTGGCATATGTGGCAAGTCCTTCTCACAGCGATCAGCCCTCACCCCTCATGCCCGAAGCCACACCCGAGAAAAACCCTTCAAGTGCCCTGAGTGTGGGAAACGCTTTGGCCAGAGCTCTGTGCTTGCCATTCATGCCCGCACCCACCTACCTGGCCGTACCTACAGCTGCCCTGACTGTGGGAAAACCTTTAATCGCTCATCCACTCTGATTCAGCACCAGCGCTCCCACACAGGTGAACGGCCCTATAAGTGTGCTATCTGTGGAAAGGGTTTTTGCCGCTCCTCCACCCTCCTGCAGCACCACCGGGTGCATAGTGGTGAACGGCCCTACAAGTGCGACGACTGTGGCAAGGCCTTCTCACAGAGCTCCGACCTCATTCGCCACCAACGGACGCATGCGGCTGGGCGGCGCTGA